The Pyrodictium delaneyi genome contains a region encoding:
- a CDS encoding vWA domain-containing protein, protein MALPSTILKVLKKRPLSYTVLVVFVLDRSLSMSEPKTYDHRGKWDHLVELVEKLLYRLNRSNMAPAFRVGFVWFSDDVAVVERGGQVYFPVTGDNPALQAFKESLNENEPYGMTAMADAIEQAMGVVERYISDTSLPSEKYVTVFLFTDGKETKRTPEDVATAAEKLTGEMLAKLQELNQRNRIGLATIALGLDADRETLRDIASFLREAQRKVLEERGLIDIVDPPYHEKMFIDAPRDDRITKEWEEAVRRFVERLSETAVL, encoded by the coding sequence ATGGCGCTTCCCTCGACGATACTAAAGGTGTTAAAGAAGCGGCCACTTAGCTATACTGTGCTAGTAGTATTCGTTCTTGATCGTTCACTTAGCATGAGCGAGCCGAAGACTTATGACCATAGAGGTAAGTGGGATCATTTGGTAGAACTTGTTGAGAAGCTATTATATCGTTTGAACAGAAGCAACATGGCGCCAGCATTTCGTGTAGGCTTTGTATGGTTTAGTGATGATGTAGCAGTTGTTGAGAGAGGCGGGCAGGTGTATTTTCCCGTTACTGGGGATAACCCAGCTCTACAAGCCTTCAAAGAAAGTCTAAACGAGAATGAACCATATGGCATGACTGCAATGGCGGATGCTATCGAACAAGCTATGGGTGTAGTTGAAAGATATATAAGTGATACGAGTCTACCAAGCGAGAAATACGTCACTGTATTCCTCTTCACTGACGGTAAAGAGACCAAGAGGACACCGGAGGATGTGGCTACTGCGGCGGAGAAGCTCACGGGAGAGATGCTGGCAAAGCTTCAAGAACTTAACCAGAGGAATAGGATAGGCTTAGCTACTATAGCACTCGGGCTTGACGCAGACCGTGAAACACTACGCGACATAGCTAGCTTTCTCCGAGAGGCACAACGCAAGGTGCTAGAAGAGCGCGGCCTTATAGACATAGTAGATCCGCCGTACCACGAGAAGATGTTCATCGATGCACCAAGGGATGATAGGATAACGAAAGAGTGGGAAGAGGCTGTACGTCGCTTCGTAGAGAGACTGAGCGAGACAGCAGTACTCTAG
- a CDS encoding zinc ribbon domain-containing protein, which yields MTEALAVPRIASPEERITSIIALASSVDGVDIVVAAHEGFTYSVQALNPEYEIYADELAAASAVYLESSWQKLTGNARVILADQGGKALLVADVGEGFTVAILGERQAVESLLDPVRRLATGAPISCPNCSAVLDVHTYTCPSCGKRIPFTATLCPYCGTASPARSCPNCGAELMLAPGRVEPAKAEKQRSAVAVTPRAQSNEGEVVSEEKGETPLLIRLTIGGGVVAAYYASSLLLGIDPVIATIVGAAPLAASLGLILTEKRRQ from the coding sequence GTGACCGAGGCGCTGGCTGTGCCGAGGATAGCTTCTCCCGAGGAGAGGATTACCAGTATAATTGCGCTCGCATCCTCCGTCGACGGTGTTGATATAGTTGTTGCTGCTCATGAAGGTTTCACTTATAGTGTACAAGCGCTGAACCCCGAATATGAAATATACGCTGACGAACTTGCCGCAGCGAGCGCTGTTTATCTCGAATCTAGCTGGCAGAAGCTTACTGGTAATGCCCGCGTCATACTAGCCGATCAAGGCGGTAAGGCTCTCCTTGTAGCTGATGTAGGTGAGGGATTCACAGTAGCTATCCTAGGTGAACGCCAGGCAGTAGAGAGTCTGCTTGACCCGGTGAGGAGGCTGGCTACGGGAGCGCCAATCTCTTGCCCGAACTGTAGCGCGGTACTCGACGTACATACCTATACCTGTCCGAGCTGCGGCAAAAGAATACCATTTACGGCCACTCTTTGCCCCTACTGTGGGACAGCAAGTCCTGCACGTAGTTGTCCCAATTGCGGCGCAGAATTAATGCTCGCGCCAGGACGTGTTGAGCCAGCTAAGGCGGAGAAACAACGCTCAGCAGTAGCAGTGACTCCACGTGCTCAGAGCAATGAAGGTGAAGTAGTCTCAGAAGAGAAGGGCGAAACCCCGCTCCTAATAAGATTGACTATAGGTGGAGGAGTAGTTGCGGCATACTATGCTAGCTCGCTCCTACTCGGCATAGACCCAGTCATAGCCACTATAGTTGGCGCAGCACCTCTAGCAGCGTCGCTGGGTCTAATACTGACGGAGAAGAGAAGGCAATAA